The Streptococcus viridans genome includes a window with the following:
- a CDS encoding Pr6Pr family membrane protein has product MKFKLLFSYRFLLFILSVIGVYLQLTKHGGFGMMLYYTILSNMLVMFFMGDMVWRMIRGRSTQTQGYLRLKGGVTMSIMITCVIYHFMLAPIATPEKFYRLENFLCHYIVPLMFFFDTLVIDKPKQYRKSDPLAWTLLPLLYMVFALLNGLVLKWPVPGAKDSPFPYFFINVNRFGWLYVVKMATIIFVAYLLAGCGLFALKKIGKKGTDHH; this is encoded by the coding sequence ATGAAATTCAAACTATTGTTTAGCTATCGTTTTCTATTGTTTATCTTGAGTGTGATCGGCGTTTATCTGCAACTGACCAAGCATGGTGGCTTTGGGATGATGCTCTATTACACCATTTTGTCCAACATGTTGGTCATGTTCTTTATGGGGGACATGGTCTGGCGCATGATTCGTGGTCGTTCGACCCAGACTCAGGGCTATCTTCGCTTAAAGGGTGGTGTCACCATGTCTATCATGATCACCTGTGTCATCTACCACTTTATGCTAGCACCCATCGCGACACCTGAGAAGTTTTACCGTTTGGAAAACTTCCTCTGTCACTACATTGTTCCTTTGATGTTCTTCTTTGACACCCTGGTGATTGATAAACCGAAACAATACCGTAAGTCGGATCCATTAGCTTGGACCTTGCTTCCCTTGCTCTATATGGTCTTTGCTCTTCTCAATGGTTTGGTCCTTAAGTGGCCAGTTCCAGGGGCAAAAGACAGTCCTTTCCCTTATTTCTTTATCAATGTCAATCGTTTTGGCTGGCTCTATGTGGTTAAGATGGCGACCATCATTTTTGTTGCTTATTTACTAGCAGGATGTGGCTTGTTTGCCTTGAAGAAGATTGGGAAAAAAGGAACAGATCATCATTAA
- a CDS encoding zinc ribbon domain-containing protein YjdM: MNNLPNCPKCNSEYVYEDGTLLVCPECAYEWNPAELVEEEGVVAIDANGNKLADGDTVTLIKDLKVKGAPKDLKQGTRVKNIRIVEGDHNIDCKIDGFGAMKLKSEFVKKI, from the coding sequence ATGAATAACTTACCAAACTGTCCAAAATGTAATTCGGAATATGTCTACGAAGATGGTACCCTCTTGGTCTGTCCAGAGTGTGCCTATGAATGGAACCCAGCTGAACTCGTAGAAGAAGAGGGTGTTGTAGCCATCGACGCGAATGGAAATAAATTGGCTGATGGCGATACTGTCACTTTGATCAAAGACTTAAAAGTGAAGGGTGCACCAAAAGATTTGAAACAAGGAACGCGCGTGAAAAACATCCGTATCGTAGAAGGCGACCACAACATCGATTGTAAGATTGATGGCTTTGGCGCAATGAAACTCAAATCAGAATTTGTCAAGAAAATCTAA
- a CDS encoding HAD family hydrolase — protein sequence MNQQKYAFKNYIFDFYGTLVDIETDESSPVLWETMAQIYQSYGALYTGDSLQVRYKELVQQAEQSIAKEKQVTYPEIDLTVIFVQLYLESHPTGASVHHLKEWGRLIARTFRVLSRKRLELYPHTKEVLEEMKAAGCRIYLLSNAQADFTNPEIDLVGLREIFHDIYLSSDAGIRKPQREFLMKVIKEHQLNPDKTVMVGNDFTTDVAVAKSIGMQSILINTFPYSDEELQNRSQAGVRVIRDIQELQED from the coding sequence ATGAATCAGCAAAAGTACGCATTTAAAAACTATATTTTTGATTTTTATGGAACCTTGGTCGATATCGAAACTGATGAGTCGAGTCCAGTCTTGTGGGAGACCATGGCCCAGATCTACCAGTCCTATGGAGCTCTTTATACAGGGGACAGCCTGCAAGTCCGGTATAAGGAGTTGGTACAGCAAGCTGAGCAAAGTATCGCTAAGGAAAAACAGGTCACTTATCCGGAGATAGACTTGACTGTGATTTTCGTTCAACTCTATCTAGAGAGTCATCCAACAGGAGCCAGTGTCCATCATCTTAAAGAGTGGGGACGCTTGATTGCTCGGACCTTCCGTGTCCTCTCTCGCAAACGATTGGAGCTCTATCCGCACACGAAAGAAGTCTTAGAAGAAATGAAGGCGGCAGGGTGTCGGATCTATCTCTTATCCAATGCCCAAGCGGACTTTACCAACCCAGAGATTGATTTGGTCGGCTTGAGAGAGATTTTCCATGATATTTATCTGTCGTCTGATGCAGGGATTCGCAAACCTCAGCGCGAATTTCTCATGAAAGTCATCAAAGAACACCAGTTAAATCCTGATAAAACGGTCATGGTAGGGAATGACTTCACTACAGATGTGGCTGTGGCGAAAAGTATCGGCATGCAAAGTATCTTGATCAATACCTTCCCCTACTCGGACGAAGAATTACAGAATAGGAGTCAAGCAGGCGTGCGCGTGATTCGAGACATTCAGGAATTGCAAGAAGATTAA
- a CDS encoding PaaI family thioesterase yields the protein MKDFHFDAIAAFENYEIETMRDGHVVVTTKVVESSLNYYGNAHGGYLFTLCDQISGLVIISQGVDGVTLQSSINYLKAGRLGDVLTIHGECVHSGRTTRVVDVDITNQEGANVCKATFTMFVTGERDESAKVRI from the coding sequence ATGAAGGATTTTCACTTTGATGCTATTGCGGCATTTGAAAATTACGAAATTGAAACCATGAGAGATGGCCATGTGGTGGTGACCACCAAGGTGGTCGAATCGTCGCTCAATTATTATGGAAACGCGCACGGTGGCTATCTCTTTACCCTGTGTGACCAGATCAGTGGCTTGGTCATTATTTCACAGGGAGTAGATGGTGTGACCTTGCAGTCTTCCATCAATTATTTGAAAGCAGGGCGCCTAGGAGATGTCCTAACGATTCACGGGGAATGTGTCCACAGTGGCCGGACGACTCGGGTTGTGGATGTCGATATTACCAATCAGGAAGGTGCCAATGTCTGTAAGGCCACCTTTACCATGTTTGTAACGGGAGAAAGAGATGAATCAGCAAAAGTACGCATTTAA
- a CDS encoding 8-oxo-dGTP diphosphatase: MSRTTPTILCNLCMVEDLENGKVVLQYRSPEKTHWAGYAFPGGHIEEGESIVESVIREIYEETGLTITNPKLVAVKDWPQDEGGRYIVFCYKATEFTGQLRSSDEGEVSWVEKDQLDQLDLSYDMLPLLEVMEDPDLSEYYYRKRTDDDWEKFRY; encoded by the coding sequence ATGTCACGTACAACGCCTACTATACTGTGCAATCTTTGCATGGTCGAAGATCTTGAAAATGGGAAGGTGGTCCTCCAATACCGCTCACCTGAAAAGACTCACTGGGCTGGCTATGCTTTTCCAGGTGGCCATATTGAAGAAGGAGAAAGCATTGTAGAATCCGTCATTCGTGAAATCTACGAAGAGACAGGACTTACAATTACAAATCCAAAACTGGTTGCAGTCAAAGACTGGCCACAAGATGAGGGCGGCCGCTACATCGTCTTTTGCTACAAAGCGACAGAATTTACAGGCCAGCTAAGATCGTCTGATGAAGGAGAAGTTTCTTGGGTTGAGAAGGACCAATTAGATCAGTTGGACTTGTCCTACGACATGCTTCCTCTGCTGGAAGTGATGGAAGACCCAGATTTATCCGAGTACTATTATCGCAAACGGACAGACGATGATTGGGAAAAATTTCGCTATTAA
- a CDS encoding NAD(P)H-dependent oxidoreductase, producing the protein MKILVINGHPDKESYCQAIFQTIVETIDSKRHELEVISLNEEDFDPVLRYGYRKRMEEDPFILRSQELIQWADHFIFVYLIWWSSMPSLLKGWIDRVFTPGIAYSANDQGSFIWNYLRGKQFKKLLKGKTASVYATSMAPTWWYKIFSGPLNIPDSYGISVLKNAVLNHCGIKTKRVCILGEVGRDVNTASIREQHLQKVAAEVKKL; encoded by the coding sequence ATGAAAATTCTAGTCATCAATGGGCATCCAGATAAGGAAAGTTACTGTCAGGCTATTTTTCAAACCATAGTCGAAACTATTGACTCAAAGCGCCATGAGCTTGAAGTCATCAGTCTCAATGAAGAGGATTTTGACCCTGTATTACGCTATGGCTATCGAAAGCGGATGGAAGAAGATCCCTTTATCCTTCGTTCTCAGGAATTGATCCAGTGGGCGGATCATTTCATCTTTGTCTATCTCATCTGGTGGAGTAGTATGCCGAGTCTCTTGAAAGGTTGGATCGATCGGGTCTTCACACCTGGAATTGCCTACTCGGCTAATGATCAGGGAAGCTTTATCTGGAATTACCTGAGAGGCAAGCAATTTAAGAAGTTGCTTAAAGGCAAAACGGCTAGTGTTTATGCGACCTCCATGGCGCCTACTTGGTGGTATAAGATTTTTTCAGGCCCCCTTAACATTCCTGATAGTTATGGCATCTCTGTTTTGAAGAATGCCGTCTTGAACCATTGTGGAATTAAAACCAAGCGCGTCTGCATCTTGGGAGAAGTCGGCCGAGATGTGAATACCGCTAGCATACGGGAACAGCATCTCCAAAAGGTGGCAGCAGAAGTCAAGAAACTTTGA
- the uvrB gene encoding excinuclease ABC subunit UvrB, whose protein sequence is MINRITDNKFKLVSKYQPSGDQPQAIEQLVDNIEGGEKAQILMGATGTGKTYTMSQVIAQVNKPTLVIAHNKTLAGQLYGEFKEFFPENAVEYFVSYYDYYQPEAYVPSSDTYIEKDSSVNDEIDKLRHSATSALLERNDVIVVASVSCIYGLGSPKEYADSVVSLRPGLEISRDRLLNDLVDIQFERNDIDFQRGKFRVRGDVVEIFPASRDEHAFRVEFFGDEIDRIREVEALTGQVLGEVDHLAIFPATHFVTNDDHMEVAIAKIQAELEEQLKVFEKEGKLLEAQRLKQRTEYDIEMLREMGYTNGVENYSRHMDGRSEGEPPYTLLDFFPEDFLIMIDESHMTMGQIKGMYNGDRSRKEMLVNYGFRLPSALDNRPLRREEFESHVHQIVYVSATPGDYEMEQTDTVIEQIIRPTGLLDPEVEVRPTMGQMDDLLGEINARVERGERTFVTTLTKKMAEDLTDYFKEMGVKVKYMHSDIKTLERTEIIRDLRLGVFDVLVGINLLREGIDVPEVSLVAILDADKEGFLRNERGLIQTIGRAARNSEGHVIMYADTMTQSMQKAIDETARRRQIQMAYNEEHGIVPQTIKKEIRDLISVTKAVAKEEDKEVDITSLNRQERKELVKKLQGQMQEAVEVLDFELAAQIRDMMLEVKALD, encoded by the coding sequence ATGATTAATCGAATTACAGATAACAAATTTAAACTCGTCTCCAAATACCAACCGTCTGGGGATCAACCGCAGGCGATTGAACAGTTGGTGGATAACATCGAGGGAGGAGAAAAGGCACAAATCCTGATGGGAGCGACTGGTACGGGGAAGACCTATACCATGAGCCAGGTCATCGCCCAAGTCAATAAGCCGACCCTGGTCATCGCCCACAATAAAACGCTAGCAGGCCAGCTCTATGGGGAATTTAAGGAATTTTTCCCTGAGAATGCCGTCGAGTACTTCGTATCTTACTACGATTACTATCAGCCAGAAGCTTATGTGCCGTCGAGCGATACCTATATCGAAAAAGATAGTTCTGTCAATGATGAGATTGACAAACTACGTCACTCAGCAACCTCAGCTTTGTTGGAGCGTAACGATGTCATCGTTGTAGCTTCCGTCTCTTGTATCTATGGTTTGGGTTCGCCTAAGGAATATGCCGATAGCGTGGTCAGCCTGCGACCCGGTCTGGAGATTTCTCGTGATCGTTTGCTCAATGACCTGGTGGACATCCAGTTTGAACGCAATGACATCGACTTTCAACGGGGCAAATTCCGTGTTCGGGGGGATGTGGTCGAGATTTTCCCAGCTTCGCGTGATGAGCATGCCTTTCGCGTTGAGTTTTTCGGGGACGAAATTGACCGCATCCGTGAGGTTGAAGCTCTGACTGGTCAAGTCCTTGGTGAAGTGGATCATTTAGCGATTTTCCCAGCTACCCACTTCGTGACCAATGACGACCATATGGAAGTTGCCATTGCCAAGATTCAAGCGGAACTTGAAGAGCAGTTAAAGGTCTTTGAAAAAGAAGGCAAGTTGCTGGAAGCCCAACGCCTGAAACAACGGACCGAGTATGACATCGAAATGTTGAGGGAGATGGGCTATACCAATGGGGTCGAAAACTACTCTCGCCACATGGATGGCCGAAGTGAAGGAGAGCCTCCCTACACCCTTCTTGACTTCTTCCCAGAAGATTTTCTCATTATGATCGATGAAAGTCACATGACCATGGGACAGATCAAGGGCATGTACAATGGAGACCGCTCGCGCAAGGAGATGCTGGTCAACTATGGTTTCCGTTTGCCGTCAGCCTTGGATAACCGGCCACTGCGTCGTGAGGAGTTTGAAAGCCATGTCCACCAGATCGTTTATGTGTCTGCGACACCAGGCGACTATGAGATGGAGCAAACGGATACTGTCATCGAACAGATCATTCGTCCGACAGGTCTACTCGATCCTGAAGTCGAAGTGCGTCCGACTATGGGACAAATGGACGATCTCTTGGGTGAGATCAATGCGCGTGTAGAACGTGGAGAGCGGACTTTTGTCACCACCTTGACCAAGAAGATGGCAGAAGACTTGACCGACTACTTCAAAGAAATGGGTGTCAAAGTCAAATACATGCACTCGGATATTAAGACCTTGGAGCGGACTGAGATTATTCGTGATTTGCGTTTGGGCGTCTTTGATGTCTTGGTCGGTATCAACCTCCTTCGGGAAGGGATTGACGTACCGGAAGTGAGTCTAGTTGCCATCCTCGATGCGGATAAGGAAGGTTTCCTCCGTAATGAACGCGGATTGATTCAGACCATCGGTCGTGCAGCCCGTAATAGTGAGGGTCACGTGATCATGTATGCGGACACCATGACTCAGTCTATGCAAAAAGCCATCGATGAAACAGCCCGTCGTCGTCAGATTCAGATGGCTTATAATGAAGAGCATGGCATTGTGCCACAAACCATTAAGAAGGAAATCCGTGACCTGATCTCTGTTACCAAGGCTGTGGCCAAGGAAGAGGACAAGGAAGTGGATATCACCAGTCTCAACCGCCAAGAGCGCAAGGAACTAGTCAAGAAACTGCAAGGACAAATGCAAGAAGCCGTCGAAGTGCTTGACTTTGAGTTGGCAGCACAAATCCGCGATATGATGTTGGAAGTCAAGGCCTTGGATTAG
- a CDS encoding CPBP family intramembrane glutamic endopeptidase yields the protein MKKGKIIQDIKTNTSWPVLVSTLFYVFLTFLFVEGGLWFGSEFVGPFSLVIEFLTELFSPGNGGASVQEFFYHYFLYYELFSFVFILLLFIFWVKFIEKNPLSTLGFVKKNWLKFLGWGILLSLLQMGVIALVYQLGGIGSFELNELSLEPILFILGLFPFWLLQGGTEEVATRGWLLTRIAARTNLPLAIAISSSLFGFLHLGNSGVTFLSVLNIILDGVLAGLLVIYTDSIWLVVAQHGTWNYVQGNLLGFQVSGTGADASIFSFTMGSGPDWLTGGAFGAEGSIITTLVLLVSLVIVYRLGERRESAVTEQV from the coding sequence ATGAAGAAAGGTAAGATTATTCAAGATATAAAAACTAACACCTCATGGCCAGTACTTGTTTCTACACTATTCTATGTGTTTTTAACCTTCCTATTTGTTGAAGGTGGACTTTGGTTTGGGAGTGAGTTTGTTGGACCATTTTCTCTAGTCATAGAGTTTTTAACAGAGCTCTTTTCACCAGGCAATGGAGGAGCGAGTGTCCAAGAATTTTTCTACCATTATTTTCTTTATTATGAGCTTTTCAGTTTTGTATTCATTCTCTTACTCTTTATTTTTTGGGTGAAGTTCATTGAGAAGAATCCTCTATCCACTTTAGGTTTTGTAAAAAAGAATTGGCTCAAGTTTCTAGGTTGGGGGATCTTGCTTTCACTGCTTCAAATGGGTGTGATTGCCCTTGTCTACCAGTTGGGTGGAATTGGGTCTTTTGAGCTTAATGAATTAAGTTTAGAACCCATTCTCTTTATTCTAGGCTTATTTCCATTTTGGCTCCTTCAAGGAGGAACGGAAGAAGTAGCGACGAGGGGTTGGCTCCTAACTCGGATTGCTGCAAGAACTAATCTACCTTTAGCGATCGCGATTTCTAGTAGTCTCTTTGGCTTTCTTCATCTGGGAAATTCAGGAGTGACCTTCTTATCCGTACTGAATATCATCCTCGATGGAGTGCTAGCTGGTTTGCTTGTTATCTACACCGATAGTATCTGGCTAGTGGTTGCCCAACACGGTACTTGGAACTATGTACAAGGAAATCTCCTTGGTTTTCAAGTCAGTGGGACGGGCGCAGATGCGTCTATCTTTAGTTTTACCATGGGTTCAGGACCTGACTGGCTGACCGGAGGGGCATTTGGTGCAGAAGGATCGATCATCACAACTCTGGTTCTTCTTGTATCCCTAGTGATTGTTTATCGTTTAGGGGAGAGGAGAGAAAGTGCTGTTACTGAACAAGTGTGA
- a CDS encoding ABC transporter substrate-binding protein/permease encodes MKKKLVACLLFLFPLFAFASQAQAETVKVVFDTAYAPFEFKDSDQVYKGIDVEILDKVAEINGWTLEKSFPGFDAAVNAVQAGQADAIMAGMTKTKEREQVFAMSDTYYDTKVVIATKKANKITSYDQLKGKTVGVKNGTAAQRFLQKNKDKYGYTIKTFDTSDLMNNSLSTGAVNAIMDDQPVIEYAIKQGQDLSINMEGEAVGSFAFGVKKDGSHENLIKQFNTALAQMKKDGTLDQIIEKWTGSSQSSSATTTTASTSVVPETSTEAGQKATPKKKTYKISSDSSFAPFVFQNDQSKYTGIDMELIKAIAKDQGFTLEISNPGFDAAVSDVQNGNADGMIAGMTVTDARKATFDFSDPYYTTNSILAVQESSNIASYEDLKGKTVGVKNGTASQTFLEENKSKYGYKIKTFSDGASMYDSLNSGSVAAIMDDEPVIKYAIKQGRKFKTPIEGTPSGQIAFAVQKDSNPELIEMFNNGLANLKESGEYQKILDKYLSSDSDETTESTSVDETTIWGLLQNNYKQLLSGLGVTIALALLSFAIAMVIGIIFGMFSVSPYKWLRWTAEIFVDVIRGIPLMILAAFIFWGIPNLIESMTGHQSPINDFLAGTIALSLNAAAYIAEIVRGGIQAVPAGQMEASRSLGISYSKTMRKIILPQATKLMLPNFVNQFVIALKDTTIVSAIGLVELFQTGKIIIARNYQSFKMYAILAVFYLVIITLLTRFAKRLEKRAN; translated from the coding sequence ATGAAGAAAAAACTAGTAGCATGTTTGCTTTTCTTATTTCCACTATTCGCCTTTGCGAGTCAAGCACAGGCTGAAACTGTAAAAGTCGTTTTCGATACGGCATATGCCCCCTTCGAATTTAAAGACTCAGACCAAGTTTATAAAGGAATTGATGTTGAAATCTTGGATAAGGTCGCTGAAATCAACGGTTGGACCTTAGAAAAGTCATTCCCAGGCTTTGATGCAGCGGTCAATGCAGTTCAAGCTGGTCAAGCCGATGCCATTATGGCAGGGATGACCAAGACCAAGGAACGTGAGCAAGTCTTTGCCATGTCTGATACCTACTATGATACAAAAGTCGTGATTGCGACTAAGAAAGCTAACAAAATCACTTCCTATGACCAGCTTAAAGGCAAGACAGTCGGTGTTAAAAACGGTACAGCTGCTCAACGCTTCCTTCAAAAGAACAAGGACAAGTACGGTTATACGATCAAGACCTTCGATACCAGTGATTTGATGAACAATAGTTTATCAACTGGTGCAGTGAATGCCATTATGGATGACCAACCTGTTATCGAATACGCCATTAAGCAAGGCCAAGATCTTTCTATTAATATGGAAGGGGAAGCTGTCGGAAGCTTTGCCTTTGGGGTCAAGAAGGATGGTTCTCATGAAAACCTCATTAAACAATTCAATACAGCTCTTGCTCAAATGAAGAAAGATGGTACATTGGATCAAATTATTGAAAAATGGACTGGTAGCAGCCAATCATCATCTGCAACAACAACTACCGCTAGCACTTCTGTTGTTCCAGAAACGAGCACTGAAGCAGGACAAAAAGCAACTCCAAAGAAGAAAACCTACAAAATTTCTAGTGATTCCTCTTTTGCTCCCTTTGTCTTCCAAAATGATCAAAGTAAATACACTGGGATTGATATGGAATTAATTAAGGCGATTGCCAAAGACCAAGGCTTTACACTAGAAATTAGCAACCCTGGTTTTGATGCCGCCGTCAGTGATGTCCAGAATGGAAATGCCGATGGAATGATTGCCGGCATGACTGTGACAGATGCTCGTAAGGCAACTTTTGACTTCTCTGACCCATACTACACAACCAATTCGATTCTTGCCGTTCAAGAAAGTAGTAACATTGCTTCCTACGAAGATCTAAAAGGAAAAACAGTCGGTGTCAAAAATGGCACGGCTTCTCAAACTTTCCTCGAGGAAAACAAGAGTAAGTATGGATATAAAATCAAAACCTTCTCAGATGGGGCTTCTATGTATGATAGCTTGAACTCTGGTTCTGTAGCTGCTATCATGGATGACGAACCTGTGATCAAATACGCCATTAAACAAGGACGTAAATTCAAAACACCTATCGAAGGTACTCCAAGTGGTCAGATTGCTTTTGCTGTCCAAAAAGATTCGAACCCTGAATTGATTGAAATGTTTAACAACGGTTTAGCCAACTTAAAAGAAAGTGGCGAATACCAAAAAATCTTGGATAAGTATCTTTCAAGCGATAGTGATGAAACCACAGAATCTACTTCAGTGGATGAAACGACTATCTGGGGCTTGCTCCAAAACAACTACAAACAATTGTTAAGTGGACTTGGGGTCACTATTGCACTAGCACTTCTATCATTTGCGATCGCTATGGTGATCGGAATCATCTTCGGGATGTTCAGTGTCAGTCCTTATAAATGGCTTCGTTGGACTGCTGAGATTTTCGTCGATGTCATCCGTGGTATCCCACTGATGATTCTTGCTGCCTTCATCTTCTGGGGAATTCCTAATTTGATCGAGTCCATGACGGGTCACCAATCCCCAATCAATGACTTCCTTGCAGGTACGATTGCTCTCTCACTCAATGCTGCTGCTTATATTGCTGAGATTGTTCGTGGTGGGATTCAAGCCGTACCAGCTGGACAGATGGAAGCTAGTCGAAGCCTCGGGATTTCTTATAGCAAGACCATGCGCAAGATTATCTTGCCTCAAGCAACCAAACTCATGCTTCCAAACTTCGTCAACCAATTTGTCATTGCACTGAAAGATACGACTATCGTGTCAGCTATCGGTTTGGTCGAGCTCTTCCAGACTGGTAAGATTATCATCGCTCGAAATTATCAAAGTTTCAAGATGTATGCAATCCTTGCTGTCTTTTACCTCGTCATCATTACCTTATTGACACGCTTTGCAAAACGATTAGAAAAGAGGGCTAATTAA
- a CDS encoding amino acid ABC transporter ATP-binding protein, with protein MAKLKIDVHDLHKYYGENEVLKGISTKFYEGDVVCIIGPSGSGKSTFLRSLNLLEEVTKGQITVNGYDLTDPKTNIDIVRENVGMVFQHFNLFPHMSVIENIMFAPLEHKRMSREEARELAMELLEKVGLADKADVSPDSLSGGQKQRVAIARGLAMKPDVMLFDEPTSALDPEMVGDVLNVMKDLAKQGMTMIIVTHEMGFARQVANRVIFTADGEFLEDGKPDQIFDNPQHPRLKEFLDKVLNV; from the coding sequence ATGGCTAAATTAAAAATTGATGTCCATGACCTCCACAAATATTACGGTGAAAATGAGGTCCTAAAAGGCATCTCAACAAAATTCTACGAAGGAGATGTGGTTTGTATTATCGGTCCATCTGGTTCTGGTAAATCCACCTTCCTTCGCAGTCTTAACCTTCTTGAAGAAGTAACCAAGGGACAAATTACTGTGAACGGCTATGACCTGACTGATCCTAAAACCAACATTGATATCGTTCGTGAAAATGTCGGGATGGTTTTCCAGCATTTCAACCTCTTCCCTCATATGAGTGTTATTGAAAACATCATGTTTGCTCCTTTGGAGCACAAACGCATGAGTCGGGAAGAAGCTAGAGAACTAGCAATGGAACTCTTGGAAAAGGTTGGACTGGCTGACAAAGCTGATGTCTCTCCTGATAGTCTATCAGGTGGTCAGAAACAGCGCGTAGCCATTGCGCGTGGTTTGGCAATGAAACCAGATGTCATGCTCTTTGACGAACCGACTTCTGCCCTTGATCCGGAGATGGTCGGAGATGTACTGAATGTTATGAAAGACTTGGCTAAGCAAGGGATGACCATGATCATCGTCACCCACGAGATGGGATTTGCTCGCCAAGTGGCCAATCGTGTCATCTTCACAGCAGATGGTGAATTCCTCGAAGACGGCAAACCAGACCAAATTTTCGACAATCCACAACACCCACGATTGAAAGAATTCTTAGATAAGGTCTTAAACGTGTAA
- a CDS encoding MFS transporter codes for MKKLLEKVSILSLSLVLTTSFSISSALPYMFEYYKDLPKSQIELLVSLPSAGIMVTLFLNTFIERFLDERKMIITGLLILSIFGMVPFFNQTYPILFISRFIFGMGVGLINAKAISIISERYQGRERIQTLGFRGSAEVVGTALVTLLVGFLLQFGWTSSFLAYGAGLIVLFLFMTFVPYHQQEESQYIHANHKEPLQKEEWKLTIILAIVAAMIVLCNVGVTLRIPSIVAYTFKDQHNSASFILSAMQLIGILAGITFFGLVHLFKSKLITYAGIAYGISMMAVALSPSISLLALSALFSGYTYSTALTMVFQILSAKIPARRLNQVTSVAVLGCSFGAAITPFALNTIGLISDSNSFIFTVLGIAMALLAFSLLYLLKDHHE; via the coding sequence ATGAAAAAATTATTAGAAAAGGTTAGTATCCTTTCTTTATCTCTTGTATTAACGACGTCTTTTTCGATTTCTAGTGCTCTTCCCTATATGTTCGAATACTATAAGGATCTCCCAAAAAGTCAAATCGAACTCTTAGTATCCCTTCCATCCGCTGGGATTATGGTCACCCTCTTCCTCAACACCTTTATCGAACGCTTCTTAGATGAGAGAAAGATGATTATCACCGGTCTATTAATCCTCTCAATCTTTGGAATGGTCCCTTTCTTTAACCAAACCTATCCTATCCTCTTCATCTCTCGTTTCATCTTCGGGATGGGAGTCGGATTGATCAATGCTAAGGCTATTTCAATTATCAGCGAACGCTACCAGGGACGAGAACGAATCCAAACTCTTGGTTTTCGTGGTTCTGCCGAAGTCGTAGGGACAGCCCTGGTCACTTTATTGGTTGGCTTCCTCCTCCAATTCGGCTGGACTTCTAGCTTCCTAGCCTACGGGGCAGGTTTAATCGTTCTCTTTCTCTTCATGACCTTCGTTCCTTATCACCAGCAAGAAGAAAGTCAATATATCCATGCCAATCATAAAGAACCACTCCAAAAAGAAGAATGGAAGTTGACTATTATTTTAGCCATTGTAGCCGCTATGATCGTTCTATGCAACGTCGGAGTAACTCTTCGCATTCCTAGTATTGTCGCCTACACCTTCAAGGATCAGCATAATTCAGCCAGCTTCATTCTAAGCGCTATGCAATTGATTGGCATTCTAGCTGGTATCACCTTCTTTGGTCTTGTTCATTTGTTCAAGAGCAAATTGATCACTTATGCCGGGATTGCTTACGGAATCTCAATGATGGCTGTAGCCCTTTCACCAAGTATCTCTCTTCTGGCTCTTTCCGCCCTCTTCTCAGGCTATACATACAGTACTGCTCTTACCATGGTTTTCCAAATCTTGTCAGCCAAGATTCCTGCTAGACGATTAAACCAGGTGACCTCAGTAGCCGTCTTGGGATGTAGCTTCGGAGCGGCCATTACACCTTTCGCCCTCAATACCATCGGTCTCATCTCCGACAGTAACTCTTTTATCTTTACTGTATTAGGTATTGCTATGGCTCTCCTAGCCTTCTCTCTTCTCTATCTTTTAAAAGATCATCACGAATAA